TCTAAGGTATTAGAATATAATTTAAAAGAAAATTTTGATATTGATATTGTTGATGTTTTGCCAGTTCATTTATTAAATGAAAAAATATTGAAAAAAGACAATATAGATTATATTTTAACAACTGTGGATTTAGATATAGATGCGATAAAAATAAATCCACAATTAAAAGTTGAAGATTATCAGAAGATACTTAAATTAGGCATTAAAAGAAAGAAATATAAAATCTCAGTTGATGATTTTATAACTGAAATAGAAAATATTAAAAACACGAAAAATTTAAAAAAATATCTTTTGGATAAATATAAAAATATTTTTTATCAAGAAAATAAAAATATTGATGATATAGAAAGTATATTAACAAAAGAAAAAGTTATTTTTAAAAATAAAGTAAATACTTGGCAGGAAGCCATAAATATAGTTGGAAATAATTTAGAAAAAATTGGTGCAACCATGCCTAAATATAAAAATAAAATGATTGAAAATATTAATAGATTAGGGCCTTATGTAGTAATAGAAAATGGTATAGCAATACCACATGCTAATATAATGGATGGTGTTTTAAAAACGGATATATCAATTTTAATTTTAAAAGAAAATATTTCTTTTAATGCTGAGAAGAGTGCAAGAATATTTTTTGCATTTTCAAGTATAAATAAAGATGCACATTTAGGAATACTTAATAATTTATATAATTTGATATTAAGACCTAATTTTTTAGAAAAAATTGATAAAATAGATACATACGAAAAATTTAAAGAATATATATTAAAAGGAGAATATGGCAATGTTTAATCATGAAAATATACAATGTATTGACACTGTTAAAGATTATAAAGAAGCAATTAGAATTTCATCGAAACCTTTAATAAAAAAAGGTAAAATTAATAATTTATATGTAGAAAAAATAATTGAAAATGTGGACAAGTTGGGTTTTTATATAGTCATAGATGATTTTGTAGCTATGCCACATGCTAGACCTGAAGATGGGGTTAATGAAACATCAATTTCATTTTTAAAAGTAAATTCTGGTATTAATTTTGGA
This sequence is a window from Oceanivirga salmonicida. Protein-coding genes within it:
- a CDS encoding PTS sugar transporter subunit IIA, with protein sequence MFNHENIQCIDTVKDYKEAIRISSKPLIKKGKINNLYVEKIIENVDKLGFYIVIDDFVAMPHARPEDGVNETSISFLKVNSGINFGDNKIYLIFTLASKNSDEHIEILKKIMEILQNEKIKKKLLEAKNIEQIYKILK